One region of Gossypium raimondii isolate GPD5lz chromosome 6, ASM2569854v1, whole genome shotgun sequence genomic DNA includes:
- the LOC105772981 gene encoding pentatricopeptide repeat-containing protein At3g16010: protein MKTIMLPAFALRRCISTSACLCQRIKQTDNEIVQMFRLPVPMRDWAFNRNFPKKNAYARTLDKRFIRILKIFKWGPDAEKALEVLKLKVDHQLVREVLMIDVEINVKIQFFKWAGKRRNFEHDSTTYLALIHCLDEAGLVGEMWKTIQDMVRSTCVVGPAELSEIVRILGKAKMVNKALSIFYQIKSRKCKPTASTYNAIILMLMQEGHHEKVHELYNEMCNEGNCLPDTITYTALMSTFSKLGRHDSAIRLFEEMKENGLQPTPKIYTTLIEIYFKLGRTESALGLVQEMTGNGCSPTVFTYTELIKGLGKAGRVEDAYGIFMNMLKEGGKPDVVLINNMINILGKVGRLEDALKLFNEMKSWQCAPNVVTYNTIIKALFDNKAPISETSSWFEKMKADGVVPSSFTYSILIDGFCKANRVEKALLFLEEMDEKGFPPCPAAYCSLINSLGKAKRYEAASELFQELKENCGHSSARVYAVMIKLFGKCGHLSKAVDLFNEMKKLGCNPDVYTYNALMSGMIRAGMIDEAHSLLRTMEENGCTPDLNSHNIILNGLARTGGPKRAIEMLTKMKNLKIKPDAVSYNTVLGCLSRAGMFEEAAKLMKEMKASGFEYDLITYSSILEAVGKADEDNNLTAF from the exons ATGAAAACTATAATGCTGCCGGCGTTTGCTTTGAGGCGATGTATATCGACTTCGGCTTGCCTCTGCCAAAGAATCAAGCAAACAG ATAATGAGATAGTGCAGATGTTCCGGTTGCCAGTTCCAATGCGGGACTGGGCTTTTAACCGGAATTTTCCGAAGAAGAATGCTTATGCTCGAACATTGGACAAGAGgtttataagaattttaaaaatatttaagtggGGGCCTGATGCAGAGAAGGCATTGGAAGTGCTAAAGCTGAAGGTGGATCATCAGTTGGTTCGAGAGGTTTTGATGATAGATGTAGAGATTAATGTTAAGATCCAGTTCTTCAAGTGGGCTGGGAAAAGAAGGAATTTCGAACATGATTCTACGACATACTTGGCTTTGATTCATTGTTTAGATGAAGCGGGACTTGTTGGTGAAATGTGGAAAACTATCCAAGACATGGTCCGGAGTACGTGTGTTGTTGGTCCTGCTGAATTATCCGAAATTGTGAGAATCTTAGGCAAGGCTAAAATGGTGAACAAGGCTCTCTCCATCTTTTATCAGATTAAAAGCCGCAAGTGCAAGCCAACAGCTAGTACTTATAATGCTATAATCTTGATGTTGATGCAAGAAGGACACCATGAAAAAGTTCACGAACTCTATAATGAGATGTGTAATGAGGGTAACTGTTTACCAGACACAATAACATACACTGCACTAATGTCCACTTTCAGTAAGTTAGGCCGTCATGATTCTGCCATTAGATTGTTTGAGGAAATGAAGGAGAATGGGTTGCAACCTACGCCAAAGATTTATACAACCTTGATTGAAATCTATTTTAAGCTAGGTAGGACTGAGTCAGCTTTAGGTCTAGTCCAAGAGATGACAGGGAATGGCTGTAGCCCAACTGTTTTTACTTACACAGAGTTGATAAAGGGGCTTGGAAAAGCCGGAAGGGTTGAAGATGCCTATGGCATATTCATGAACATGTTAAAAGAAGGTGGTAAGCCTGATGTTGTGCTTATCAACAATATGATTAACATTTTGGGCAAAGTGGGTCGATTGGAAGATGCTCTTAAGCTTTTCAATGAAATGAAGTCTTGGCAATGTGCACCGAATGTTGTAACATATAACACTATAATTAAAGCTTTATTTGACAACAAAGCCCCAATATCCGAGACATCATCCTGGTTTGAGAAGATGAAGGCCGATGGTGTTGTTCCCAGTTCATTTACTTATTCAATTCTTATTGATGGTTTCTGCAAGGCAAACAGAGTTGAGAAAGCTTTGTTATTCCTTGAAGAGATGGATGAAAAAGGCTTTCCTCCTTGTCCGGCTGCATATTGTAGCCTGATCAATAGTCTAGGGAAGGCAAAACGATATGAAGCAGCAAGTGAGCTATTTCAGGAATTGAAAGAGAATTGTGGGCATTCAAGTGCTCGGGTTTATGCTGTGATGATAAAACTTTTTGGGAAGTGCGGCCATCTGAGTAAGGCTGTTGATCTATTCAATGAGATGAAGAAACTGGGATGCAACCCTGATGTTTATACTTACAATGCACTGATGTCAGGGATGATAAGAGCAGGCATGATAGATGAAGCTCATTCCTTGCTGAGAACTATGGAAGAAAATGGTTGCACCCCAGACTTGAATTCTCACAATATCATTCTAAATGGCTTAGCTAGGACAGGTGGCCCAAAGCGGGCAATTGAAATGCTTACAAAGATGAAGAATTTAAAGATTAAACCAGACGCGGTATCTTACAATACGGTTCTTGGTTGTCTCAGCCGAGCTGGTATGTTTGAAGAGGCTGCAAAGTTAATGAAAGAGATGAAAGCAAGTGGGTTTGAATATGATCTCATCACCTACTCATCAATACTTGAGGCAGTTGGCAAGGCTGATGAAGATAATAATCTTACTGCTTTCTGA
- the LOC105772982 gene encoding trihelix transcription factor ENAP1 → MDNIEDNARHPSNPYGVGHQPGYRSSNHQKLSVSNNPYVRPTGNQYVVDDEDEEEEENDEDLEEEENRNRNNGVRYVGKDMDDVDDDDNDELDDDEDGDEDDYDENGDKQKGYDGKNDDVDMERHPKKRKLKSLLSSYEFAPRVPAPAVSAPSVPKPSFGGRNSLTDWIERETFVLLDAWGDLFLQRGRKSLRSEEWQEVAEKVSEVSKIERTDTQCRNRLDTLKKKYKKEKAMLAETGGTSSKWVYFKKMDMLMSTPPQQGGLSCGLDSGEYVFMNPRVYLNRANGLDEMRDSPADSESADSEEDVSDGLPPKKRRFGRQYDEGSSFRLLADLIQKFSDTYEKIEDSKRQQMLELEKMRMDFHRELEMQKQHIMERAQAEIAKIQQQADDEENEKASG, encoded by the coding sequence atggATAACATTGAGGATAATGCTAGACACCCTTCAAATCCATATGGTGTTGGTCACCAGCCTGGTTACCGTTCTTCGAATCATCAAAAGCTTTCTGTAAGTAATAATCCGTATGTGAGACCGACCGGGAATCAATATGTtgttgatgatgaagatgaggaggaagaagaaaatgatgaagattTGGAAGAGGAGGAAAATCGTAACCGAAATAATGGTGTTCGGTATGTAGGAAAAGATATGgatgatgttgatgatgatgacaaTGACGAgcttgatgatgatgaagatgggGATGAGGATGATTATGATGAAAACGGTGATAAACAGAAAGGTTATGATGGAAAGAACGATGATGTTGACATGGAGAGGCACCCCAAGAAGAGGAAATTGAAGAGTTTGTTGTCGAGTTATGAGTTTGCTCCTCGAGTTCCAGCACCAGCAGTTTCAGCTCCTTCAGTGCCAAAGCCCTCATTCGGTGGGAGAAATTCTCTTACGGATTGGATTGAGCGTGAGACATTTGTTTTGCTAGATGCATGGGGTGATCTTTTTCTTCAACGTGGGAGAAAGAGTCTTCGGTCTGAGGAATGGCAAGAAGTTGCAGAGAAGGTTTCGGAGGTTTCAAAGATTGAAAGGACCGACACCCAGTGTCGTAATCGATTAGATACGTTGAAGAAGAAGTATAAGAAGGAGAAAGCTATGCTGGCAGAGACTGGTGGTACTTCTAGCAAATGGGTGTATTTCAAGAAGATGGATATGTTAATGTCGACTCCTCCACAGCAGGGTGGGCTCTCTTGTGGTTTGGACTCGGGTGAGTATGTATTCATGAACCCCAGAGTTTATTTGAACCGTGCAAATGGTTTAGATGAAATGAGGGATAGTCCAGCAGATTCAGAATCTGCTGACAGTGAAGAGGATGTCTCAGATGGACTCCCACCAAAAAAGAGAAGATTCGGGAGGCAATATGATGAGGGTTCTTCTTTCAGATTGCTTGCTGATTTGATCCAAAAGTTCAGCGATACATATGAAAAGATTGAGGATAGTAAAAGGCAGCAGATGCTGGAGTTAGAGAAGATGAGAATGGATTTTCACAGGGAGTTGGAAATGCAGAAGCAACACATCATGGAACGAGCGCAGGCCGAAATTGCAAAAATACAGCAGCAGGCTGATGATGAGGAGAATGAGAAGGCAAGCGGGTAA